A stretch of the Conexivisphaerales archaeon genome encodes the following:
- a CDS encoding PIN domain-containing protein gives MVASIPLRYVVDTTELVRFMLNPDGSTGRIIRSFVLDLYTPYRAIDEIWKHRNEWLRRRPALSLQNFIDLLGNYIKVIMVDQNSGLYQIAVETMSNIDPNDTEFLALALNLKLPIWTEDSDFTRQELVNTVTTMDIVHLSSKLPDLWQALHSP, from the coding sequence TTGGTAGCTTCTATTCCTTTGCGTTATGTTGTTGACACAACGGAACTTGTGAGATTTATGTTGAATCCTGATGGCTCAACTGGGAGAATTATAAGAAGCTTCGTTCTTGACCTTTATACTCCCTACAGAGCAATAGACGAAATATGGAAACACAGGAATGAATGGTTAAGGAGGAGGCCTGCTCTCTCATTGCAAAATTTCATCGATTTGTTAGGGAACTACATTAAAGTGATCATGGTTGATCAGAACTCGGGTCTATACCAAATTGCAGTCGAAACTATGAGCAATATTGACCCTAACGATACTGAATTTTTGGCTCTAGCACTCAACTTAAAACTGCCCATTTGGACCGAAGACTCTGACTTTACCCGTCAGGAATTAGTTAATACTGTGACTACTATGGATATTGTTCACTTATCCTCAAAATTACCTGATTTATGGCAAGCACTCCACTCACCCTAG
- a CDS encoding AAA family ATPase produces the protein MTQDYAGCLIYVEEIRRENTLPGATSDIVALVGPRRAGKTYLMLKHFEALLKAGEQTIYASMEEPTLRRVGARKLVESLNQSQMMRSESCSIAVGGTA, from the coding sequence GTGACGCAGGACTATGCGGGCTGCCTGATATACGTAGAAGAAATTCGCAGGGAGAATACTCTGCCCGGTGCCACATCCGATATTGTGGCGCTGGTCGGGCCGCGAAGGGCTGGCAAAACCTACTTGATGCTTAAGCATTTTGAGGCCCTTTTGAAAGCTGGAGAGCAGACGATTTATGCATCGATGGAAGAGCCGACACTGAGAAGGGTGGGGGCAAGAAAGCTGGTAGAAAGTCTAAACCAATCTCAGATGATGAGGTCAGAATCATGCTCTATAGCTGTAGGAGGTACAGCGTAA
- a CDS encoding exosortase/archaeosortase family protein — protein sequence MIRTLWQGAWLPVLATAFTIMLYWQYFLNLLSKVTSLLSGVFDSSIPAYPQVGLFFLAFFLMLRAKEILNIINRNESYHNYAIKPLGFILIILPALSARFLSPSYSASMEFDALAIVSCWFGLSLLFRPCLFKPLLPYISAFCISVASISFLTPYLGYFFSAIEAGIDSSLTSLLGLPVQWKSEFFVLTSASGAQLSLSITQACSGIASFSIFLLMLMMLHVDMKKDLTFTLWFTFAAIPLLLLINAIRIIIMLWAGYIWGVAVFWEVHGWIGYLLYSVFFLISSYTYANGITWRDRAKESTLGIK from the coding sequence ATGATAAGAACACTTTGGCAGGGAGCCTGGCTCCCTGTATTAGCCACAGCCTTTACGATCATGCTATACTGGCAATATTTCCTTAACTTGCTTTCCAAGGTAACTTCTCTCCTGAGCGGCGTATTCGATAGCTCCATCCCTGCTTATCCTCAGGTAGGACTCTTCTTCCTTGCCTTCTTTCTTATGTTAAGAGCCAAGGAGATTCTGAATATAATAAACAGAAACGAAAGTTATCATAATTATGCAATAAAGCCTCTTGGGTTCATTCTTATAATTCTCCCGGCTCTTTCAGCAAGGTTCCTCTCTCCTTCCTATTCTGCCTCGATGGAATTTGATGCATTAGCAATCGTATCATGCTGGTTCGGTCTCAGCTTACTCTTTAGGCCATGCCTATTCAAGCCACTTTTGCCATACATATCAGCCTTCTGCATATCAGTTGCCTCCATCAGTTTTCTCACTCCATACCTTGGTTATTTCTTCTCAGCTATAGAAGCTGGTATAGATTCCTCTCTGACATCTCTTTTGGGCCTACCTGTGCAATGGAAGTCTGAATTCTTTGTGCTCACTTCAGCTTCAGGTGCACAACTTTCTCTTTCTATAACGCAGGCATGCTCTGGAATAGCATCCTTCTCTATCTTCTTGCTTATGCTGATGATGCTGCATGTAGATATGAAAAAAGATTTGACGTTTACCCTCTGGTTCACTTTCGCAGCTATTCCTCTGCTTCTTTTAATAAACGCAATTCGCATAATAATAATGCTCTGGGCTGGATACATCTGGGGAGTAGCTGTATTCTGGGAAGTGCATGGTTGGATAGGCTATCTGCTTTATTCTGTCTTCTTTCTGATTTCATCATACACCTATGCAAATGGCATTACGTGGCGTGACAGAGCAAAGGAATCGACTTTGGGTATCAAGTAA
- a CDS encoding ATP-dependent endonuclease — protein MIISEVRIKNFRALRNLDVRLNKLSVIVGSNGSGKSSFLRALQLFFDNAAEYTEEDFHRRDTNNPIEIEITFANLSGEEEQSFAPYTHDGKLVILKKLLWPKEKTSRKYYGYIRQNTEFEEVREAPNADQKRKRYEQLRNKYQDLPMARTGKDIEDALARWEQSNPSKCQLVPKETQFFGFSNVGSGRIDQYVNLIVIPAVKDASGESEEVRGSELSRLIQIAVREKLREDPKFKKLDKQTRKQYKKIMEGRQLKEIENGICKQLEKYAPGVVLRLRTETDQVDILSNFIVGARLIEDDYEADVTLAGHGSQRAFIMALLEYINQFRHKTTSGNRYITNIICIEEPELYQHPARQRHIAETFRLMSKNLDIPFQVICVTHSPYFVDITELDNIVRFYKEKDSDGSRYVKTVQATLDECASELGKAWNRDRYSGSVLRERLYPIATNSIKEAFFAKVVILVEGEEDKAYIQGYAEAKGINLDAMDVAVVACDGKSKIDRLLVILKRFKIPVYAIWDLDQNKKDKKDRRNDINDALLRLCGASPGDYSTKIEATFSCFNTNMEQKIVEEMGREFENNLQKSAAEEGTDLDRVKKNSYLISMVIKKCFESNIKSNTLESIIEKIVGLSNEND, from the coding sequence ATGATCATTAGCGAAGTTAGAATTAAGAACTTTCGTGCGCTGCGTAACTTGGATGTCCGACTAAACAAACTCTCCGTAATCGTAGGCAGTAATGGAAGTGGTAAATCAAGTTTCTTAAGGGCTTTGCAGCTATTCTTCGACAATGCAGCCGAGTATACAGAAGAAGACTTTCACAGAAGAGATACGAACAATCCAATTGAGATAGAAATCACCTTCGCTAACCTATCTGGCGAAGAAGAACAAAGCTTTGCACCATACACCCATGACGGTAAACTGGTTATCTTGAAAAAGCTCCTGTGGCCCAAAGAAAAGACATCACGGAAGTATTATGGCTACATCCGGCAAAATACTGAATTTGAAGAAGTTAGAGAAGCACCTAATGCCGACCAAAAGAGAAAAAGGTACGAACAGCTAAGAAATAAGTATCAAGACCTCCCTATGGCACGGACTGGAAAAGATATAGAAGATGCCTTAGCCAGATGGGAGCAATCTAACCCCAGCAAATGTCAGTTGGTTCCTAAGGAAACTCAATTTTTTGGCTTTTCAAACGTCGGCTCAGGCCGCATTGATCAATATGTGAATCTAATAGTTATTCCTGCTGTAAAAGATGCATCTGGAGAATCAGAAGAGGTTCGTGGCTCTGAGCTTAGTAGGTTGATACAGATAGCAGTCAGGGAAAAGCTACGAGAGGATCCAAAATTTAAGAAGCTTGACAAACAGACAAGGAAACAGTACAAGAAGATAATGGAAGGTAGGCAATTAAAAGAGATCGAAAACGGGATCTGTAAGCAACTAGAAAAATACGCACCGGGAGTAGTGCTCAGGTTACGAACGGAGACTGATCAGGTTGACATACTCTCAAACTTTATTGTAGGAGCGAGACTCATCGAAGATGATTATGAGGCAGATGTAACATTAGCAGGACACGGGTCGCAGAGAGCTTTCATAATGGCACTTTTGGAATACATAAATCAATTTCGTCATAAAACAACATCGGGGAACAGGTATATCACAAACATTATATGTATAGAGGAGCCTGAGCTTTACCAGCATCCTGCTAGACAACGGCACATAGCTGAGACTTTCAGGCTAATGTCCAAAAATTTGGACATACCTTTTCAGGTCATATGTGTCACTCACTCTCCTTACTTTGTTGATATTACTGAGTTGGACAATATCGTTAGATTTTACAAAGAAAAAGACAGCGATGGTTCACGATATGTAAAGACGGTCCAAGCTACGCTGGATGAGTGTGCGAGTGAATTAGGAAAAGCATGGAATAGAGACAGGTATTCAGGAAGCGTTCTTAGAGAACGACTCTATCCAATTGCAACCAATTCGATAAAGGAGGCATTCTTTGCAAAGGTTGTTATCTTGGTTGAAGGCGAAGAAGATAAGGCTTACATTCAGGGATATGCAGAAGCAAAGGGTATCAACCTTGATGCCATGGACGTAGCTGTAGTGGCATGCGATGGAAAGTCAAAAATTGACAGGCTTCTGGTGATCCTTAAAAGGTTTAAGATACCGGTTTACGCAATATGGGACTTAGATCAAAATAAGAAAGATAAAAAAGATCGAAGAAATGATATAAATGATGCACTCCTCAGACTATGTGGTGCTTCGCCTGGAGATTACAGCACAAAAATAGAAGCCACATTTAGTTGCTTTAACACTAATATGGAGCAGAAAATTGTGGAAGAAATGGGACGTGAATTCGAAAACAATTTGCAAAAATCAGCAGCAGAAGAAGGCACAGATTTAGATCGCGTTAAGAAGAATTCCTATTTAATTTCAATGGTAATAAAGAAATGTTTCGAATCGAACATAAAGTCAAACACACTGGAAAGCATCATAGAGAAAATTGTAGGCCTGTCAAATGAAAATGATTAA
- a CDS encoding NAD-dependent epimerase/dehydratase family protein, with translation MCSRKILVTGATGYVGSRLAKLLVENCYDVTCMERFFFGKEPLAEIDDEIKIIRDDIRSFDGSLLNDIDTIFDLASLSNDPSGELEQKKRLDANPRRRRKSSCVGKGG, from the coding sequence CTGTGCTCGCGTAAAATTCTGGTAACTGGCGCGACAGGCTACGTGGGCTCTCGGCTTGCTAAACTTCTTGTTGAAAATTGCTATGATGTCACATGCATGGAAAGATTCTTCTTTGGCAAAGAGCCACTTGCAGAAATTGACGATGAAATCAAAATAATAAGAGATGACATCAGATCGTTTGATGGCTCGTTACTAAACGATATAGATACTATTTTTGATTTGGCATCTCTATCCAATGATCCCTCTGGGGAGTTAGAACAGAAGAAGCGTTTGGACGCAAACCCCAGGAGAAGGCGTAAGAGTAGCTGTGTTGGTAAAGGAGGGTGA
- a CDS encoding glycosyltransferase family 4 protein: MNHAMIDIARTHQVIVLDRNHEGYPSSELVKGVRVYRLNSYADSLLSRGVLRAPGVGVMAVLIERLIYSFKVLVEAIRLRPSVILCNSVTVSLFLVLARPRRYKMVYQSMSAHRGKGYNFINSWRVAFLKVAEDFVFRHTDRIMVDYIDSQDDLLMKMVKLPRRVWEIPVTVDDRFWSQVDDKRYIEDFRRTLGLAPNQVMVLYHGRILPHKGLHYLLDAFQLVLQKNDHVMLFIVGPTVEGISPSRRDLDYLDLLRNKIERARMDGRVKIVAGWQPSEIVRTFYEACDIFIHPSQMDVIPHTVRQAMSMGKPVVSTDVGGVGKLIRNEWNGYLVKPTDISAMASAILALVERPETRVAFGQISRNYVSVNCSIQRASMVIQKALTTWP; the protein is encoded by the coding sequence ATGAACCACGCAATGATTGACATTGCAAGAACGCACCAAGTCATCGTGCTGGACAGGAATCACGAAGGGTATCCAAGTTCTGAACTTGTAAAGGGTGTCAGGGTATATAGGTTGAATTCGTATGCAGATTCCCTGCTTAGTCGGGGTGTTCTGCGCGCGCCGGGAGTAGGAGTTATGGCGGTGCTCATTGAACGGCTCATATATTCCTTCAAAGTATTGGTTGAGGCCATCAGACTGCGGCCTTCTGTCATTCTCTGCAATTCAGTTACTGTAAGTCTTTTCTTGGTCTTGGCACGGCCAAGGAGATACAAAATGGTGTACCAATCAATGAGTGCTCACCGTGGGAAGGGTTACAATTTCATCAATTCTTGGCGCGTAGCTTTCTTAAAAGTTGCTGAGGACTTCGTATTCAGACATACTGACAGAATAATGGTAGATTACATTGATTCGCAAGACGACCTGCTGATGAAGATGGTAAAGTTGCCTAGACGTGTCTGGGAGATACCTGTCACGGTAGATGACCGCTTTTGGTCGCAAGTCGATGATAAGAGGTACATTGAAGATTTCAGGCGAACTCTTGGCCTCGCTCCAAACCAAGTTATGGTCCTTTACCATGGCCGTATACTTCCGCATAAGGGTCTGCATTATCTTCTAGATGCTTTTCAACTTGTTTTACAAAAGAACGACCATGTGATGTTATTTATTGTAGGCCCGACAGTGGAGGGAATATCTCCAAGCAGGCGTGATCTTGACTATCTAGACCTATTGCGGAACAAAATCGAAAGAGCAAGGATGGATGGTCGCGTCAAGATAGTTGCAGGTTGGCAACCCTCAGAAATAGTCAGAACCTTCTACGAAGCTTGTGATATCTTCATTCATCCTTCGCAGATGGATGTGATTCCGCATACGGTTAGACAAGCTATGTCCATGGGAAAGCCGGTCGTGTCAACTGACGTCGGAGGTGTTGGTAAATTAATCAGGAATGAGTGGAATGGGTACCTGGTTAAACCCACTGATATATCTGCTATGGCTTCTGCCATCCTAGCACTTGTTGAGAGACCAGAGACCCGTGTGGCGTTTGGGCAAATAAGTCGGAATTACGTTAGTGTTAACTGTTCAATACAAAGAGCCTCAATGGTGATTCAGAAGGCACTGACAACCTGGCCATAG
- a CDS encoding FkbM family methyltransferase yields MSTPITAIRIVRYFDNWFTVLLDSTKLSHEKKVYYKLRDGAKFSIPTNRNVIGLFNEVYFGDCYDLGSIVEHEKPLTIVDVGAHIGIFTVLAARRIPDSKVYAYEPSPYNYQFLVENVKLNGLEKRVHTFSMAVAGEEQDRLLFLHPDTVGNTLYPYPESKFPAVLRHTTTLDKILETNKLERVDLLKIDCEDAELEIFESTDESTFRRITRISIEMRSNHVTELLKLLRTQGYQATSRVADIKRKLVYVYAQADRL; encoded by the coding sequence TTGTCTACACCAATAACCGCAATAAGGATAGTCAGATACTTCGACAATTGGTTCACAGTTCTTCTCGATAGTACAAAACTCAGTCACGAAAAAAAGGTCTACTATAAGCTTAGGGATGGGGCGAAGTTTTCTATACCCACGAATCGGAACGTGATCGGACTGTTTAACGAAGTATATTTTGGAGATTGTTACGATCTTGGTTCAATCGTAGAACACGAAAAGCCTCTTACAATTGTCGATGTTGGCGCACATATAGGTATCTTTACGGTTCTGGCTGCGCGGAGAATACCCGACTCTAAGGTCTATGCCTATGAGCCTTCTCCCTACAATTACCAATTTCTTGTGGAGAACGTTAAATTGAACGGTCTGGAGAAGCGGGTGCATACTTTTTCGATGGCGGTAGCAGGTGAAGAGCAGGATAGATTACTTTTCTTGCATCCAGACACTGTTGGAAACACTCTTTACCCTTATCCTGAATCCAAGTTTCCAGCCGTTCTTCGCCACACTACAACTCTCGACAAAATCCTTGAGACCAATAAGCTTGAAAGAGTAGATTTGTTAAAAATTGACTGTGAAGATGCCGAGCTAGAAATATTTGAATCCACAGACGAATCTACTTTTAGGAGGATCACAAGGATTTCGATAGAAATGAGGTCTAATCATGTGACCGAGCTTCTAAAGCTCCTGAGAACCCAAGGTTATCAAGCCACAAGCAGGGTTGCAGACATCAAACGAAAGCTCGTATACGTTTATGCTCAAGCAGATCGCCTATGA